In one window of Tellurirhabdus rosea DNA:
- the hisD gene encoding histidinol dehydrogenase yields the protein MQIIAFPSRAEWPALLARPVQATDTIEKAVAPILAQVRAEGDAALYELAMRFDKIDLRESGLALSAAELDAAESQLSDELKAAIQQAYANIRTFHEAQKQPVQKIQTMPGVTCWRRSVGIEKVGLYIPGGTAPLFSTVLMLGIPARLAGCREVILCTPSNHPAILYAAKLVGVTKVFRLGGAQAIAAMAYGTETVPQVYKIFGPGNQYVTAAKMLVAKEGVAIDMPAGPSEVAVYADDSAIPVFVAADLLSQAEHGVDSQVLLVSTSRKLVQTVNLTLTTQLEHLPRRDMAAKAIENSKAILVETEDEAIDLLNAYAAEHLILSVEEAEVVAERITNAGSIFLGNYTPESAGDYASGTNHTLPTNGFARAYSGVSLDSFVKKITVQHISEEGIRTLGPTIEAMAEAESLHGHKKAVSLRLSSLH from the coding sequence ATGCAAATCATCGCTTTCCCCTCCCGCGCCGAGTGGCCCGCGTTGCTGGCCCGGCCGGTGCAGGCTACCGATACCATTGAAAAAGCCGTAGCTCCCATTCTGGCGCAGGTTCGCGCGGAAGGCGATGCGGCCCTGTATGAACTGGCTATGCGTTTCGACAAAATCGACCTGCGCGAGTCGGGGCTGGCCCTGAGCGCCGCCGAACTGGACGCCGCCGAAAGCCAGTTGTCGGACGAACTGAAAGCCGCCATTCAGCAAGCCTACGCCAACATCCGGACCTTCCACGAAGCGCAGAAACAGCCGGTCCAGAAAATCCAGACGATGCCGGGCGTCACCTGCTGGCGCCGGAGCGTGGGCATCGAGAAAGTGGGCTTGTACATTCCGGGCGGCACGGCTCCGCTGTTCAGCACGGTGCTGATGCTCGGCATTCCGGCCCGGCTGGCGGGCTGCCGGGAAGTGATTCTCTGCACGCCGAGCAACCACCCAGCCATTTTGTACGCCGCCAAACTCGTGGGCGTCACCAAAGTGTTTCGCCTCGGCGGAGCGCAGGCGATTGCGGCCATGGCCTACGGGACCGAAACGGTGCCCCAGGTTTACAAGATTTTCGGACCGGGCAACCAGTACGTGACCGCCGCCAAAATGCTGGTGGCGAAGGAAGGCGTGGCGATCGACATGCCCGCCGGACCGTCGGAGGTGGCCGTGTATGCCGACGATTCGGCCATTCCGGTCTTCGTGGCGGCCGACCTGCTTTCTCAGGCCGAACACGGCGTGGACAGTCAGGTGCTGCTGGTGTCTACCAGCCGGAAACTGGTTCAGACGGTCAACCTGACCCTGACGACCCAGCTGGAGCACCTGCCCCGCCGCGACATGGCCGCCAAAGCCATCGAAAACAGCAAGGCCATTCTGGTCGAGACTGAAGACGAAGCCATCGATCTGCTGAACGCCTATGCTGCCGAGCACCTCATCCTGAGCGTCGAAGAGGCGGAAGTCGTCGCCGAGCGCATCACCAACGCTGGGTCTATTTTCCTGGGAAACTACACGCCCGAATCAGCCGGCGATTATGCCTCCGGAACCAACCACACGCTGCCGACCAATGGCTTTGCCCGGGCCTACAGCGGGGTTTCGCTGGACAGCTTTGTGAAGAAAATCACGGTGCAGCACATTTCGGAGGAAGGCATCCGGACGCTGGGACCCACCATCGAGGCGATGGCGGAGGCCGAGTCGCTGCACGGCCACAAAAAAGCCGTTTCGTTACGACTATCCTCTCTTCACTAG